A window of Haliscomenobacter hydrossis DSM 1100 contains these coding sequences:
- a CDS encoding geranylgeranylglyceryl/heptaprenylglyceryl phosphate synthase: MNQAVYASIVKSQEVGRKQLAVLIDPDRLRTQSLEALIALAEQGIDFFFIGGSLLMDEKMEECLQLLRRSVPQPLVIFPGSPLQISAQADAILLLSLISGRNPDLLIGQHVIAAPYLKASGLEIIPTGYMLIDGGVSTTAAYMSGTQPIPPEKIEIAVCTAMAGTMLGLKMLYLDAGSGAQKPVSPEMIAAVREEVEIPLITGGGIRTPEKAYTNLRAGADLLVVGNALEKDPALLIEIAAAVRAAGNI, from the coding sequence GTGAATCAAGCGGTGTATGCATCTATTGTGAAGTCTCAAGAAGTGGGACGGAAACAACTGGCGGTTTTAATTGACCCGGATCGACTACGTACCCAGTCGTTGGAAGCACTTATTGCCTTGGCGGAGCAGGGCATCGACTTTTTTTTCATCGGCGGCAGTTTACTCATGGATGAAAAAATGGAGGAATGTTTACAATTGCTCCGCCGCTCCGTACCTCAGCCCTTGGTGATTTTTCCTGGTAGTCCTTTGCAAATATCAGCTCAAGCGGATGCCATCCTTTTACTTTCCTTGATCTCTGGCCGCAACCCCGATCTGTTAATCGGTCAGCACGTCATCGCCGCACCCTATTTAAAAGCTTCTGGCCTGGAAATCATCCCCACTGGATACATGTTGATCGATGGGGGCGTAAGTACGACCGCGGCCTATATGAGTGGTACTCAGCCGATTCCCCCCGAAAAAATTGAAATTGCAGTGTGCACAGCCATGGCGGGAACCATGCTGGGCCTAAAGATGTTGTACCTTGACGCTGGCAGTGGAGCACAGAAACCGGTTAGCCCAGAAATGATTGCGGCGGTACGGGAGGAAGTGGAAATTCCCCTGATCACGGGCGGCGGCATCCGCACGCCCGAAAAAGCGTACACGAACCTACGGGCGGGCGCAGATCTGCTGGTAGTGGGTAATGCGCTGGAGAAAGATCCAGCCTTGTTGATTGAAATTGCCGCCGCTGTTCGGGCGGCAGGAAATATTTAG
- a CDS encoding M15 family metallopeptidase, with translation MMKLLIPILFFGLWSASCSDAPAKANAAKALETSAQNEPGQPHAEGFDLDYLMGRFDPAKHPDFTKITPPFSDRADMYLRKDAYESFQAMFAAAQKEGISLKIISAARNFQVQKGIWEAKWNGSRILSNGQNAAQAYPKAKDRALKILEYSAMPGASRHHWGTDIDLNNLSDKWFQQGEGQKIYAWLLKNAGNFGFCQPYSVKNEQRPDGYNEEKWHWSYLPVSQKLTTLARSQMKDKMITGFSGSETAPEISVVEKYVLGINPQCQ, from the coding sequence ATGATGAAATTGTTAATCCCCATCCTGTTTTTTGGCCTCTGGAGCGCCAGTTGCAGTGATGCGCCCGCGAAGGCCAACGCTGCTAAGGCTCTTGAAACTTCAGCCCAAAATGAACCAGGCCAACCGCATGCGGAAGGTTTTGACCTCGACTACCTGATGGGGCGTTTTGATCCAGCCAAACACCCGGATTTTACCAAAATCACACCTCCTTTTTCCGATCGGGCTGACATGTACCTGCGCAAAGACGCTTACGAATCCTTCCAGGCCATGTTTGCTGCTGCGCAAAAAGAAGGAATTTCCTTAAAAATCATCTCCGCTGCCCGCAATTTTCAGGTGCAAAAGGGCATCTGGGAAGCCAAGTGGAACGGTAGCCGTATTTTGTCCAATGGCCAAAATGCCGCTCAAGCTTATCCCAAAGCCAAAGATCGCGCCCTGAAAATTCTGGAATACAGCGCCATGCCCGGCGCATCGCGCCACCATTGGGGAACCGATATTGACCTGAATAACCTCTCGGATAAGTGGTTTCAACAAGGAGAAGGGCAAAAAATCTACGCCTGGTTGCTGAAAAATGCCGGTAATTTTGGATTTTGCCAACCCTATTCCGTCAAAAACGAGCAGCGCCCTGATGGGTACAATGAAGAAAAGTGGCATTGGTCTTACCTGCCAGTTTCACAAAAATTGACTACTTTGGCACGCAGTCAAATGAAAGACAAGATGATTACGGGGTTTTCAGGGTCAGAAACAGCCCCTGAAATTAGTGTGGTGGAAAAATACGTTTTAGGCATCAACCCACAATGCCAATAG